A section of the Anticarsia gemmatalis isolate Benzon Research Colony breed Stoneville strain chromosome 28, ilAntGemm2 primary, whole genome shotgun sequence genome encodes:
- the LOC142984762 gene encoding uncharacterized protein LOC142984762 isoform X1, translating to MLLYTIIFVLFVTNFHLIRCHECDKVIMIHVTKVGANCTVTPTHQFQVGDVVTFEMKNKINYTIPHSLLRTDTANETSIKFPYTFTVTNSSRSLVFRFLYLKGVERGYLQTIYKGGAYVTSQCQTVIIPEEPVSGALSEKNKEIILYTLGTIVIIIMMAQSACILYYRSKAKELDRHSSLIKRSDDMVDTTDRERYSANPVDKKAKISQPIEEDIYEVPDITKCGLPMPPSVPSTPRPNLAHPGSVFSTLRSNTSTLRSNATTNHPTFPRPTQKSKPYEQDTLPKMSIANRPPLPLPDAEVYTDPDDDNTYEPPPIVETPTVNIAKPRPTPQKLPGKLPKFDIPLQPFKPQTTPRPTVSAKPYKPPISQAKPPPPRNNEPKISPARKNPVIQVPVRPIGPAIPGPSSLRRVPQPPISKPQPPPPPEPEPPRHYDHHGNEDSDEEWTYEPLPPYNIYSM from the exons atgttGCTTTACACCATTATTTTTGTGCTATTTGTGACAAATTTCCATTTAATAAGATGCCATG agtGCGACAAAGTGATAATGATCCACGTGACCAAAGTAGGAGCTAACTGCACCGTGACGCCCACCCATCAGTTCCAAGTCGGTGATGTGGTGACCTTCGAAatgaagaataaaattaattatactattCCACACTCATT aCTTCGCACAGATACTGCCAATGAGACGAGTATAAAATTCCCATATACATTTACCGTGACT aACAGTTCGCGCTCTCTGGTCTTCAGATTTTTATACTTAAAGGGCGTTGAAAGAGGTTACTTGCAAACAATTTACAAAGGTGGAGCCTATGTGACGTCTCAATGTCAGACTGTAATAATCCCTG AAGAGCCGGTTTCTGGag CGTTATCAGAAAAAA ataaaGAGATAATTTTATACACACTGGGCACAATagtgattattattatgatggCACAATCAGCTTGTATTTTGTACTACAGGTCCAAAG cAAAAGAATTGGACAGACATAGCAGTCTCATCAAACGATCTGATGACATGGTGGACACTACAGACCGTG AGCGCTACAGCGCGAATCCTGTCGATAAAAAAGCGAAAATAAGCCAACCGATTGAGGAAGATATATACGAAGTGCCCGACATTACTAAATGTG gtCTCCCAATGCCTCCGTCTGTTCCCT CAACGCCTAGACCGAATCTAGCCCACCCAGGAAGCGTGTTCTCCACTCTTCGGAGCAACACTTCGACACTTAGAAGCAATGCTACTACCAATCATCCCACCTTCCCAAGACCTACCCAGAAGAGTAAACCATATG AACAAGATACTTTGCCAAAGATGTCGATTGCTAACCGACCTCCGTTGCCGCTACCTGATGCAGAAGTCTATACAG ATCCTGACGACGACAATACGTACGAGCCGCCTCCGATCGTGGAGACACCTACAGTGAATATTGCCAAGC CGCGTCCCACGCCTCAGAAGCTGCCAGGAAAGCTGCCTAAATTCGACATACCCTTACAGCCCTTCAAGCCACAAACTACTCCACGTCCGACCGTCTCGGCTAAGCCATATAAGCCGCCTATTTCCC AAGCGAAACCTCCACCACCTCGAAATAATG AACCTAAGATAAGCCCTGCTCGAAAAAATCCTG tAATTCAAGTGCCTGTACGACCAATAGGCCCGGCGATACCTGGTCCGAGCTCCTTAAGAAGAGTGCCAC AACCTCCGATCTCAAAACCACAGCCCCCACCACCGCCGGAACCAG aGCCCCCTCGTCACTACGATCACCATGGCAATGAAGATTCTGACGAGGAATGGACATACGAACCACTTCCaccatacaatatttatagcaTGTAA
- the LOC142984762 gene encoding uncharacterized protein LOC142984762 isoform X2, whose translation MIHVTKVGANCTVTPTHQFQVGDVVTFEMKNKINYTIPHSLLRTDTANETSIKFPYTFTVTNSSRSLVFRFLYLKGVERGYLQTIYKGGAYVTSQCQTVIIPEEPVSGALSEKNKEIILYTLGTIVIIIMMAQSACILYYRSKAKELDRHSSLIKRSDDMVDTTDRERYSANPVDKKAKISQPIEEDIYEVPDITKCGLPMPPSVPSTPRPNLAHPGSVFSTLRSNTSTLRSNATTNHPTFPRPTQKSKPYEQDTLPKMSIANRPPLPLPDAEVYTDPDDDNTYEPPPIVETPTVNIAKPRPTPQKLPGKLPKFDIPLQPFKPQTTPRPTVSAKPYKPPISQAKPPPPRNNEPKISPARKNPVIQVPVRPIGPAIPGPSSLRRVPQPPISKPQPPPPPEPEPPRHYDHHGNEDSDEEWTYEPLPPYNIYSM comes from the exons ATGATCCACGTGACCAAAGTAGGAGCTAACTGCACCGTGACGCCCACCCATCAGTTCCAAGTCGGTGATGTGGTGACCTTCGAAatgaagaataaaattaattatactattCCACACTCATT aCTTCGCACAGATACTGCCAATGAGACGAGTATAAAATTCCCATATACATTTACCGTGACT aACAGTTCGCGCTCTCTGGTCTTCAGATTTTTATACTTAAAGGGCGTTGAAAGAGGTTACTTGCAAACAATTTACAAAGGTGGAGCCTATGTGACGTCTCAATGTCAGACTGTAATAATCCCTG AAGAGCCGGTTTCTGGag CGTTATCAGAAAAAA ataaaGAGATAATTTTATACACACTGGGCACAATagtgattattattatgatggCACAATCAGCTTGTATTTTGTACTACAGGTCCAAAG cAAAAGAATTGGACAGACATAGCAGTCTCATCAAACGATCTGATGACATGGTGGACACTACAGACCGTG AGCGCTACAGCGCGAATCCTGTCGATAAAAAAGCGAAAATAAGCCAACCGATTGAGGAAGATATATACGAAGTGCCCGACATTACTAAATGTG gtCTCCCAATGCCTCCGTCTGTTCCCT CAACGCCTAGACCGAATCTAGCCCACCCAGGAAGCGTGTTCTCCACTCTTCGGAGCAACACTTCGACACTTAGAAGCAATGCTACTACCAATCATCCCACCTTCCCAAGACCTACCCAGAAGAGTAAACCATATG AACAAGATACTTTGCCAAAGATGTCGATTGCTAACCGACCTCCGTTGCCGCTACCTGATGCAGAAGTCTATACAG ATCCTGACGACGACAATACGTACGAGCCGCCTCCGATCGTGGAGACACCTACAGTGAATATTGCCAAGC CGCGTCCCACGCCTCAGAAGCTGCCAGGAAAGCTGCCTAAATTCGACATACCCTTACAGCCCTTCAAGCCACAAACTACTCCACGTCCGACCGTCTCGGCTAAGCCATATAAGCCGCCTATTTCCC AAGCGAAACCTCCACCACCTCGAAATAATG AACCTAAGATAAGCCCTGCTCGAAAAAATCCTG tAATTCAAGTGCCTGTACGACCAATAGGCCCGGCGATACCTGGTCCGAGCTCCTTAAGAAGAGTGCCAC AACCTCCGATCTCAAAACCACAGCCCCCACCACCGCCGGAACCAG aGCCCCCTCGTCACTACGATCACCATGGCAATGAAGATTCTGACGAGGAATGGACATACGAACCACTTCCaccatacaatatttatagcaTGTAA
- the LOC142984763 gene encoding arginine-hydroxylase NDUFAF5, mitochondrial has protein sequence MSQTQLIQYLSRLHIVKNQPKYLRNNLFRNYASNAKQKTASSVYRTMNIFDRKSKALQRERSAQRDDYHLAEYIKEEVGWRTADRVFDIKRTFKNAVELGACRGYVSRHFLPDSVEKVTLCDTSQTHLDKAIVGDGVQFEKRIMDEENIDFPDNSVDLVVSSLVLHWVNDLPGCFDNVMRCLKPDGVFMACVFGGDTLMELRQALQLAEGERSGGVAPHISPFTHVRDVGGLLTASGFTLQTVDVDSITVWYPSLWEVMRDVRALGESNAAHNRPLRLQKDVQFAAAAIYDDMYGKDMPDRGMRGVPATYQIINFLGWKPDPSQPKPMERGSGQLSLKDLHRIDEIVQDTKKVPLTEEDMK, from the exons ATGTCTCAAACGCAGCTAATACAATACCTTTCCAGGCTTCACATAGTCAAAAATCAaccaaaatatttacgtaataatttatttagaaattatgcTTCTAACGCAAAACAGAAGACAGCTAGCTCTGTTTATAGGACTATGAACATATTTGATAGGAAATCTAAGGCTTTACAAAGAGAGAGAAGTGCTCAGAGAGACGATTATCACTTAGCGGAGTATATAAAGGAAGAGGTTGGTTGGCGAACTGCTGATCGTGTGTTTGACATCAAAAGGACTTTTAAAAATGCTGTAGAGCTTG GTGCATGCCGAGGCTATGTCTCCCGTCACTTCCTACCTGACAGTGTGGAGAAGGTGACACTATGTGACACATCACAAACTCACTTAGATAAAGCCATAGTCGGTGATGGAGTGCAGTTTGAGAAGAGGATCATGGATGAAGAGAATATTGAT TTTCCAGACAACAGTGTGGACTTGGTAGTGTCATCATTAGTCCTGCACTGGGTAAACGACCTCCCTGGCTGTTTTGATAACGTCATGAGATGTTTAAAACCTGATGGG GTGTTCATGGCATGTGTGTTCGGTGGCGATACGCTGATGGAGTTACGACAAGCGTTACAACTAGCGGAAGGAGAGCGAAGTGGAGGCGTAGCGCCACACATATCACCGTTCACGCATGTTCGCGATGTGGGCGGATTACTTACTGC gagTGGCTTCACACTTCAAACAGTGGATGTAGACAGCATTACGGTGTGGTACCCATCGCTCTGGGAGGTGATGAGGGACGTGCGAGCGCTCGGCGAGTCTAACGCGGCACACAATAGACCGCTACGATTACAGAAAGATGTGCAGTTTGCAGCCGCTGCTATATATGATGATATGTATGGGAAG gaCATGCCAGACCGTGGTATGCGAGGAGTACCAGCCACATACCAGATAATAAACTTCCTAGGCTGGAAACCAGACCCGTCTCAGCCTAAACCCATGGAGAGAGGGTCCGGGCAACTGTCACTGAAAGACTTACACCGAATTGATGAAATTGTACAAGATACTAAGAAAGTACCTCTTACTGAGGAagatatgaaataa
- the LOC142984822 gene encoding small integral membrane protein 12-A, protein MWPILMQFLRTNAPYLTLPVAAVVGVIGYNIEGLISDRYTPYTQPVQDQRLERLTDEEVLKDPTNVQKLKYKENVLGKNVSPSLQKN, encoded by the exons atGTGGCCGATATTAATGCAATTTTTAAGGACTAATGCTCCTTACCTTACATTACCTGTAGCTGCTGTCGTTGGTGTCATAGGTTACAATATAGAAGGCCTTATCTCAGATAGATATACACCTTATACTC AGCCAGTCCAAGATCAGAGATTAGAGCGCTTAACGGATGAAGAGGTACTTAAAGACCCAACCAATGTGCAAAAGCTGAAATACAAGGAAAATGTCCTCGGCAAGAATGTCTCACCTTCATTACAGAAAAACTAG